One segment of Bradyrhizobium sp. WD16 DNA contains the following:
- the rpsA gene encoding 30S ribosomal protein S1, with protein sequence MASTTTSSYNPSRDDFAAMLDESFGGTGLQESSVVKGKVVAIEKDMAVIDVGLKTEGRVALREFAGPGRESTLKVGDEVEVFLDRIENALGEAVLSRDKARREESWGKLEKAFQNNEKVTGVIFNQVKGGFTVDLDGAVAFLPRSQVDIRPIRDVGPLMNNSQPFQILKMDRRRGNIVVSRRTVLEETRAEQRQELVQNLEEGQVIDGVVKNITDYGAFVDLGGIDGLLHVTDIAWRRVNHPTEVLSIGQTVKVKIIKINHETHRISLGMKQLLDDPWQGIEAKYPVSARFTGRVTNITDYGAFVELEPGIEGLIHVSEMSWTKKNMHPGKIVSTSQEVEVQVLEVDATKRRISLGLKQTMRNPWETFVEKYPTGSTVEGEVKNKTEFGLFLGLDGDVDGMVHLSDLDWKLPGEQVIDNYKKGDMVKAVVLDVDVEKERISLGIKQLEGDPFAEPGDVKKGAVVTCEVLDVKEGGIDVQIVGTDFATFIKRSELARDRSEQRPERFAVGEKVDARVIQFDKKARKVQVSIKALEVAEEKEAIAQYGSSDSGATLGDILGTALKQRSGEK encoded by the coding sequence ATGGCTTCCACCACCACCAGCTCTTACAATCCCTCGCGCGATGATTTCGCCGCGATGCTCGACGAGTCCTTCGGCGGCACCGGCCTGCAGGAAAGCAGCGTCGTCAAGGGCAAGGTCGTCGCGATCGAGAAGGACATGGCCGTCATCGACGTCGGCTTGAAGACCGAAGGCCGCGTTGCCCTTCGCGAATTCGCCGGCCCCGGCCGCGAAAGCACCCTGAAGGTCGGCGACGAGGTCGAGGTGTTCCTCGACCGGATCGAGAATGCGCTCGGCGAGGCCGTGCTGTCGCGCGACAAGGCGCGCCGCGAAGAGAGCTGGGGCAAGCTTGAGAAGGCGTTCCAGAACAACGAGAAGGTCACCGGCGTGATCTTCAACCAGGTCAAGGGTGGCTTCACCGTCGATCTCGACGGCGCCGTGGCCTTCCTGCCGCGCTCGCAGGTCGACATTCGCCCGATCCGCGACGTCGGCCCGCTGATGAACAACTCGCAGCCCTTCCAGATCCTGAAGATGGACCGCCGCCGCGGCAACATCGTGGTGTCGCGTCGCACGGTGCTGGAAGAGACCCGCGCCGAACAGCGTCAGGAGCTGGTGCAGAACCTCGAAGAAGGTCAGGTCATCGACGGCGTCGTCAAGAACATCACCGATTACGGTGCGTTCGTCGACCTCGGCGGCATCGACGGCCTGCTGCACGTGACCGATATCGCCTGGCGCCGGGTCAATCACCCGACCGAGGTGCTCAGCATCGGCCAGACCGTCAAGGTCAAGATCATCAAGATCAACCACGAGACCCATCGCATCTCGCTCGGCATGAAGCAGCTGCTGGACGATCCGTGGCAGGGCATCGAGGCCAAGTATCCGGTCAGCGCACGCTTCACCGGTCGCGTCACCAACATCACCGACTACGGCGCCTTCGTGGAGCTGGAGCCGGGCATCGAAGGCCTGATCCACGTCTCGGAGATGTCGTGGACCAAGAAGAACATGCACCCCGGCAAGATCGTCTCGACCTCCCAGGAAGTCGAGGTTCAGGTGCTCGAGGTGGACGCCACCAAGCGCCGCATTTCGCTCGGTCTCAAGCAGACCATGCGCAATCCGTGGGAGACCTTCGTCGAGAAGTATCCGACGGGTTCGACCGTCGAGGGCGAGGTCAAGAACAAGACCGAGTTCGGTCTGTTCCTGGGTCTCGACGGCGACGTCGACGGCATGGTGCACCTGTCGGATCTCGACTGGAAGCTGCCGGGCGAGCAGGTCATCGACAACTACAAGAAGGGCGACATGGTCAAGGCCGTGGTGCTCGACGTCGATGTCGAGAAGGAGCGTATTTCGCTCGGCATCAAGCAGCTCGAAGGCGATCCCTTCGCCGAGCCGGGTGACGTCAAGAAGGGTGCCGTCGTGACCTGCGAAGTGCTCGACGTCAAGGAAGGCGGCATCGACGTGCAGATCGTCGGCACCGACTTCGCCACCTTCATCAAGCGTTCCGAGCTCGCTCGCGACCGCTCCGAGCAGCGCCCGGAACGTTTCGCCGTCGGCGAGAAGGTCGATGCCCGCGTCATCCAGTTCGACAAGAAGGCCCGCAAGGTCCAGGTGTCGATCAAGGCGCTGGAAGTGGCCGAGGAGAAGGAAGCGATCGCGCAGTACGGCTCGTCCGATTCGGGCGCCACGCTGGGCGACATTCTCGGCACCGCGCTCAAGCAGCGCAGCGGCGAGAAGTAA